One Brassica oleracea var. oleracea cultivar TO1000 chromosome C7, BOL, whole genome shotgun sequence genomic window carries:
- the LOC106302567 gene encoding glutathione S-transferase T3-like — translation MDPSNVPSKSASYVGLLHSQQGSIYHENFPYGSFHSSVNFAESDTFPAFSSQQSEDAPVDAQAARPVRRKWTPADDEVLISGWLNTSKDSIVANEQRSGAFWIRVGKYYAESVHGREDGLREQGCCKKRWHRINDDVNKFCGAYSAAQRQISSGESDTDVLKKAHEIFFSDQEHKFTLEHAWCVLRFEQKWISLNTPKAGGVSKRKNVQTDSQTSTNEGFVDVESRPEGVKAAKAKRNTGKGKSVAEIATVWEMKKDDLVRKERLSRLAILDTLLTKPVPLTEREESAKNKLLAELF, via the coding sequence ATGGATCCAAGCAATGTTCCTAGTAAGTCCGCTAGCTACGTAGGACTGCTTCACAGTCAACAAGGAAGCATTTATCATGAAAACTTCCCTTATGGAAGTTTTCATTCTAGTGTCAACTTTGCAGAATCCGATACATTTCCGGCTTTCAGTTCTCAGCAATCTGAAGACGCACCAGTAGACGCACAAGCTGCCCGTCCTGTAAGACGCAAGTGGACCCCTGCAGATGACGAGGTGCTGATCAGTGGGTGGCTCAACACTTCGAAGGATTCGATTGTTGCAAATGAGCAGAGGTCGGGGGCCTTCTGGATACGGGTTGGTAAGTATTATGCAGAGAGTGTCCATGGAAGAGAGGATGGTCTGAGAGAGCAAGGTTGTTGCAAGAAGAGGTGGCACAGAATCAATGATGATGTTAACAAGTTCTGTGGCGCATACTCGGCAGCTCAGCGCCAAATTAGCAGTGGTGAGTCTGACACAGACGTTCTGAAGAAGGCGCATGAAATTTTCTTCTCTGATCAAGAGCACAAGTTCACACTTGAACATGCTTGGTGTGTGTTGAGGTTTGAACAGAAGTGGATCAGCCTTAACACACCCAAAGCTGGTGGCGTTTCAAAGAGGAAGAATGTGCAGACAGATTCCCAAACTTCTACCAACGAAGGCTTCGTTGATGTTGAGAGCAGGCCCGAAGGTGTCAAGGCTGCTAAGGCTAAAAGAAATACGGGTAAAGGGAAGTCCGTCGCTGAGATTGCAACAGTTTGGGAAATGAAGAAGGACGATTTGGTGAGGAAGGAGAGACTGTCAAGGCTAGCAATACTAGACACTCTCCTCACCAAGCCTGTTCCATTGACTGAGAGGGAAGAATCTGCGAAGAATAAGCTCCTAGCCGAGTTATTCTGA
- the LOC106305295 gene encoding uncharacterized protein LOC106305295, with translation MGRYSYSQPSEDEPLFGNNDDSDYSETEDLIRRDQAELSLERCSQVHYPLQPEVEFGFPQVCYCGAHPVLATSNTRNDQGEDITLVRTRTTAIAIFSNGGMTR, from the exons ATGGGACGTTACAGCTACTCGCAGCCATCAGAAGACGAGCCTTTATTTGGAAACAATGACGACAGCGACTACAGCGAGACGGAGGATCTCATACGACGCGACCAAGCTGAGTTAAGCTTGGAACGTTGTTCACAGGTTCACTACCCCCTGCAACCGGAGGTAGAGTTTGGTTTCCCGCAGGTCTGCTATTGTGGTGCTCACCCAGTGCTTGCAACGTCTAACACTAGGAATGATCAAG GAGAAGATATTACACTTGTGCGAACAAGGACGACGGCGATTGCCATATTTTCAAATGGTGGGATGACGCGGTGA
- the LOC106305025 gene encoding uncharacterized protein LOC106305025, translating into MPTVNLQDIAHEFPDVEEILERSISEWLGLNDVQKISLQDLPISDEPVTDFASGLYRFVRTSQLDDHEWPLVSRRKTREETPLRFDLSRIDLGSASGVPGDTFERQVYKPNPLNVYGHYVIAHYMRHNVGTEPFSDDDSGEDDNEVSERSESQEEVPVTEDELSDDSIQPVEDETQGEEEQQGLENEEADPVNEEELSVDSVEPVENESQGEEEQGSVNEEDDPVNEDHGLELTIQMQIKLTIKTT; encoded by the exons ATGCCTACCGTCAATCTTCAAGATATTGCCCACGAGTTTCCTG ATGTTGAGGAGATTCTTGAAAGATCCATATCTGAATGGCTAGGCCTAAATGATGTGCAAAAGATTTCGCTTCAAGATCTGCCGATTTCAGACGAACCAGTGACCGATTTTGCTAGTGGCCTGTATAGGTTCGTGAGAACCAGTCAACTCGATGATCACGAATGGCCTCTTGTGTCTCGTAGAAAGACGAGAGAAGAGACTCCTCTGAGGTTTGATCTTTCCAGAATCGACCTAGGATCCGCTAGTGGTGTTCCAGGAGATACCTTTGAGCGACAGGTGTACAAACCCAACCCTCTTAATGT GTATGGCCATTATGTCATTGCCCATTACATGAGGCATAACGTCGGCACAGAGCCTTTTTCAGATGATGATTCGGGTGAAGATGACAATGAAGTGAGTGAGAGGTCGGAGAGTCAAGAAGAGGTTCCAGTCACTGAAGACGAGCTTTCAGACGATTCCATTCAACCTGTGGAAGACGAGACTCAGGGCGAAGAGGAACAACAAGGTTTGGAGAATGAAGAAGCGGATCCAGTCAACGAGGAGGAGCTTTCAGTTGATTCGGTTGAACCTGTGGAAAACGAGAGTCAGGGTGAAGAGGAACAAGGTTCGGTGAATGAAGAAGATGATCCAGTCAATGAAGACCATGGTTTGGAGCTCACAATTCAGATGCAGATTAAGCTCACGATCAAGACAACATAG